A stretch of Megalobrama amblycephala isolate DHTTF-2021 linkage group LG14, ASM1881202v1, whole genome shotgun sequence DNA encodes these proteins:
- the LOC125245502 gene encoding sialic acid-binding Ig-like lectin 14 gives MDIWTAEKILLLSFLMKGVLCRDFSISLPKKIEALSGSCVIIECTFEIRETFDKNLTENATGCWHKDGTEKIVFNSSMSSQNSIIKGNITGRLHKKDCTTIFYDVRSNYSGTYYFRLEGEGGLKWTYSEAHVLIDVIESPPKPTVKLYEVQDQEEVLEGSSVSLRCSAETLCSSPPPTLTWSSTPRIPLSESSRQQELISDLNFTAAHRHHRVTFTCTITYQLLDKNKTAQDSITLHVQYAPKISPSSSCNGTDVTECFCEVDGNPSPELEWHLSGRPVTNSSDTFISEERLSSTVLRSSITLHQSLTHTSLQCVGNNTRGTARKQFQLSTKRGQHLLPILIGVAVGVFLMMMLCIIIYCARRKNSRSSLTKQEDTTGIIMTDKDIQQEGESESVYANNVMLSPAEAATLNLQESLHYASIDFKNIKPESEEIRGVSSLTTDYAVISYSGKVRETKGSVRGDQPNSNVSALKSQKY, from the exons ATGGATATCTGGACAGCAGAGAAAATTCTTCTTCTCAGTTTTCTGATGAAAG GTGTTCTGTGTAGAGATTTCAGCATCAGTCTGCCAAAGAAGATTGAAGCTCTCAGTGGATCCTGTGTGATCATAGAGTGCACATTTGAAATTCGTGAAACATTTGACAAAAACCTCACTGAGAATGCTACAGGATGTTGGCATAAAGATGGGACTGAGAAAATAGTTTTCAACTCCTCCATGTCCAGCCAAAACTCCATTATTAAGGGAAATATAACTGGAAGATTACATAAGAAGGACTGTACCACCATCTTTTATGATGTTAGATCAAATTACAGTGGTACTTATTACTTTAGGCTTGAGGGTGAAGGTGGATTGAAATGGACTTACAGTGAAGCACATGTTTTGATCGATGTGATTG AGTCTCCCCCCAAACCCACAGTGAAGCTGTATGAGGTTCAGGATCAGGAGGAGGTGTTGGAGGGGAGCTCTGTGAGTCTGCGCTGCTCTGCTGAGACTCTCTGCTCCTCTCCTCCACCAACTCTCACATGGAGCTCCACTCCCAGAATCCCCCTCAGTGAGAGCAGCAGACAACAGGAGCTCATCTCTGATCTGAACTTCACTGCTGCTCACCGTCACCACAGAGTCACTTTCACCTGCACTATAACCTACCAGCTACTGGACAAGAACAAAACGGCACAGGACAGCATCACATTACATGTTCAGT ATGCCCCTAAAATCTCTCCCTCCTCCAGTTGTAATGGAACTGATGTAACTGAGTGTTTCTGTGAGGTTGATGGGAATCCCTCTCCTGAACTGGAGTGGCATCTGTCTGGACGTCCTGTCACTAACTCTTCAGACACGTTCATCAGTGAAGAGCGATTGAGCAGCACAGTCTTGAGGAGCTCCATCACTCTACATcagtcactcacacacacatctctGCAGTGTGTCGGCAACAACACTCGTGGCACTGCAAGAAAACAGTTTCAGCTTTCTACAAAAAGAG GTCAACATCTTCTCCCCATCTTGATTGGAGTTGCTGTTGGGGTTTTCCTGATGATGATGTTGTGTATCATTATATATTGTGCACG AAGAAAAAACAGCAGATCCTCGCTGACAAAACAAGAAGATACTACTGGAATCATTATGACTGATAAG GATATTCAACAAGAGGGCGAGAGTGAGTCTGTTTATGCCAATAATGTCATGCTGTCACCTGCTGAAGCTGCTACACTGAATCTCCAAGAATCCCTCCATTATGCCTCTATTGActtcaaaaacatcaaaccaGAGTCAGAAGAAATCAGGGGTGTCTCCTCGCTGACCACTGACTACGCTGTTATCAGTTACTCTGGTAAAGTGAGGGAGACTAAAGGCTCTGTGAGAGGTGATCAACCCAATAGCAACGTCTCTGCTTTGAAGtcccaaaaatattaa